A single region of the Manihot esculenta cultivar AM560-2 chromosome 12, M.esculenta_v8, whole genome shotgun sequence genome encodes:
- the LOC110628628 gene encoding STOREKEEPER protein has product MAIKRLSENPPPAASSSEEEEEEENDSVEKNDSEDEQKDVGDGDDDEEEQQESPVLNKSTVHGSPLKYNSASESDSESTQPSPSPSAFTIKLHKPSSKPNKSVSKRPAESDCIAGETPRKKKNKAIGGGDDEEVKKGSAIQRLWSEDDEIAILNGLSQYKSEKGSNPYADMGDFHEFIKKSLHVDVSKNQLMDKIRRLKKKYRDNIEKAENGRDPVFSKPHDLKSFELSKKFWDGDKNYEKNGTVNRSGKVNSSNDGGGSGGGDGGVRITLALACQKKGNELKARKQMQTSNKQVKIEENHQVKAEEMMQEKGEDVEEELWEKYPYLSESLEMGGLSEGAKVILRQQLGIIEKGKLKELDEKRKRLKQAELELFVQRMELAHEQVKLTLDSIKSEES; this is encoded by the coding sequence ATGGCTATTAAGCGTCTATCTGAAAATCCGCCACCTGCTGCTTCCTCTTcggaagaagaggaggaggaagaaaacGACTCTGTGGAGAAAAACGACAGTGAGGATGAGCAAAAGGACGTCGGTGATGGAGACGACGATGAGGAGGAGCAGCAGGAGTCGCCTGTGCTTAACAAGTCCACTGTCCATGGATCTCCTCTAAAATACAATTCGGCTTCTGAGTCAGACTCTGAGTCGACTCAACCATCCCCTTCCCCTTCCGCCTTCACAATCAAGCTTCATAAACCCTCTTCCAAGCCTAACAAATCAGTATCAAAGCGACCCGCTGAATCCGACTGTATCGCCGGGGAAACAcccagaaagaaaaagaataaagccATCGGCGGTGGCGATGATGAAGAGGTGAAGAAGGGGTCTGCGATCCAGCGGCTGTGGAGCGAGGACGATGAGATAGCTATCCTAAATGGTTTGAGTCAGTACAAGTCCGAGAAAGGCTCCAATCCTTACGCCGACATGGGCGATTTCCATGAATTCATTAAGAAATCTCTACATGTTGATGTGTCGAAGAATCAACTCATGGACAAAATCAGAAGGCTGAAGAAAAAATACCGAGATAACATCGAAAAAGCTGAAAATGGTAGAGACCCTGTTTTTTCTAAACCCCATGATTTGAAATCTTTTGAGCTCTCGAAAAAGTTCTGGGATggtgataaaaattatgaaaaaaatggtACTGTAAATCGGAGTGGCAAGGTCAATAGCAGCAACGACGGTGGTGGTAGTGGTGGTGGTGACGGTGGCGTTAGGATTACCTTGGCGCTGGCATGTCAAAAGAAGGGGAATGAATTGAAAGCCAGAAAGCAAATGCAGACTTCTAACAAGCAAGTGAAAATTGAAGAGAATCATCAAGTTAAGGCTGAAGAAATGATGCAAGAGAAGGGTGAGGATGTGGAGGAGGAATTGTGGGAAAAATATCCATATTTGAGCGAGTCGCTAGAGATGGGAGGCTTATCTGAGGGGGCGAAGGTGATTCTGAGGCAGCAGTTGGGGATAATTGAGAAAGGGAAGTTGAAGGAGTTGGATGAGAAAAGGAAGAGGTTGAAACAAGCTGAACTGGAGTTGTTTGTGCAGAGGATGGAGTTAGCTCATGAACAAGTTAAGTTGACTCTTGATTCAATCAAGTCTGAAGAGTCTTAG